The following are encoded in a window of Clostridia bacterium genomic DNA:
- a CDS encoding rod shape-determining protein, which yields MPANAKQPQKKEKKVIQLDKQTDKKKARNLSASKTVAKNKEKEKIISLKGVDPDEIIFSLDIGTRTVVGVVGIPEDDKLKIVAAEVVEHKNRAMLDGQIHDIAQVAEIALEVKKKLEEKLEITLSKVAIAAAGRVLKTCEVRVEREIEQGKEIDQELVSSIEMEGIQYAQIKLDDEVSRDEKTQFYCVGYSVINYYLNGYVISSLIGHKGKKIGVDVLATFLPHIVVDSLYTVMSKIGLEVISLTLEPIAAINVTIPKDLRLLNLALVDIGAGTSDIALTRDGSVVAYAMAPVAGDEITEKIAQHYLVDFNTGEKIKISLSSGDSSVSFVDILGNKQVVEVTEVNEVIEPSVRILADTISQKILEYNHKAPNAVFLIGGGSQIPGLTGLIAEYLKISRERVVVRGRDIIQNIKFSGKKLAGPEAITPFGIAVTAQIQKGQDFLAVTVNGKKVRLFNSKKLTVADALILVGFNPGQLIGRSGKSISFELNGIKRTVRGGYGKAAEIYVNENLASLDTVLKVGDDIRVIPAQDGENAEACVSDYVSPDAKGKVIMNGSYIDIDTRVYINGRIASKEQSIADGDIIQANEIKTLADLANLYEIDLDTYSVFVNGEESEQNYELKNLDNVELKKRIQADELNISKDESVSDSYDTEGKTILSCEESKDAQAEFPTEIINTLSNGSFSGFSNCVSVIINGKVMELSGDKSQYIFVDIFNYIDFDLSKPQGNIVLKLNGRMAGFTDIIRTGDVIEIYWDKQSNEG from the coding sequence ATGCCTGCTAATGCTAAGCAACCCCAGAAAAAAGAAAAAAAAGTTATCCAGTTGGACAAGCAGACAGATAAGAAAAAAGCTAGGAACTTGTCTGCTTCAAAGACAGTAGCTAAAAATAAGGAAAAGGAAAAGATTATTTCTCTGAAAGGAGTAGATCCTGATGAGATAATATTTTCTCTTGATATAGGGACAAGAACCGTAGTAGGAGTAGTAGGGATACCTGAAGATGACAAGCTTAAAATTGTTGCTGCTGAAGTAGTAGAGCACAAAAACAGGGCTATGCTTGACGGACAGATCCATGATATAGCACAGGTTGCGGAAATTGCCCTTGAAGTGAAGAAAAAACTTGAAGAAAAGCTTGAAATCACTTTGTCAAAAGTGGCCATTGCTGCAGCTGGTAGAGTGCTGAAGACATGTGAAGTTAGAGTTGAAAGAGAGATAGAGCAAGGTAAGGAAATAGATCAGGAGCTAGTAAGCAGTATTGAGATGGAAGGTATCCAGTATGCTCAGATAAAGCTGGATGATGAAGTGTCAAGGGATGAAAAGACTCAGTTTTATTGTGTGGGGTATAGTGTTATCAACTATTATCTTAACGGATATGTAATTTCATCTCTTATTGGGCATAAGGGCAAAAAAATAGGCGTGGATGTACTTGCGACTTTTTTGCCGCATATAGTTGTAGATAGTCTTTATACGGTAATGAGCAAGATTGGACTTGAAGTTATAAGCCTTACACTTGAGCCTATAGCAGCTATAAATGTTACTATACCTAAAGATTTGAGACTCCTTAATCTTGCTTTGGTTGATATAGGTGCGGGTACTTCGGATATTGCACTTACACGTGACGGAAGTGTTGTAGCTTATGCAATGGCACCTGTAGCAGGTGATGAGATAACTGAGAAGATTGCCCAGCATTATCTGGTGGATTTCAATACGGGAGAAAAAATCAAAATATCCCTATCTTCCGGAGACAGTAGTGTGAGTTTTGTTGACATACTGGGTAACAAGCAGGTTGTTGAAGTAACTGAGGTAAATGAAGTAATAGAACCGTCAGTGAGGATTCTGGCAGATACAATATCACAAAAGATCCTTGAATACAATCACAAGGCACCCAATGCTGTATTCCTCATAGGTGGAGGAAGTCAGATACCTGGGTTGACCGGGTTAATCGCCGAATACTTGAAAATATCAAGAGAGAGAGTTGTAGTAAGGGGTCGGGATATTATACAAAATATCAAATTCAGTGGAAAAAAGCTGGCGGGACCTGAGGCCATAACTCCATTCGGTATAGCTGTAACTGCTCAGATTCAGAAGGGGCAGGATTTTCTGGCTGTTACCGTAAATGGCAAGAAGGTTAGACTATTTAACTCAAAAAAACTTACAGTAGCAGATGCGTTGATACTTGTAGGCTTTAACCCGGGCCAATTGATCGGAAGAAGCGGTAAAAGCATTTCTTTTGAATTGAATGGAATAAAGAGGACAGTCAGAGGCGGGTATGGTAAAGCAGCAGAAATATATGTGAACGAGAATTTGGCGAGCCTTGATACCGTATTGAAAGTTGGGGATGATATACGGGTGATTCCGGCACAGGACGGAGAAAACGCTGAAGCTTGTGTTTCAGATTATGTTTCCCCTGATGCAAAAGGAAAAGTTATTATGAACGGCAGCTATATTGACATTGATACCAGGGTTTATATCAACGGCAGAATAGCGTCAAAAGAACAGAGTATTGCCGATGGTGATATAATACAGGCAAATGAGATAAAAACACTTGCAGATTTAGCAAATCTTTATGAAATTGATTTGGACACTTATAGTGTTTTTGTAAACGGTGAAGAGTCAGAACAGAACTACGAATTGAAAAACCTAGACAATGTGGAATTAAAGAAAAGGATTCAGGCGGATGAACTGAATATATCTAAGGATGAATCAGTATCAGATTCCTACGACACCGAGGGAAAAACGATACTGAGTTGTGAAGAAAGCAAGGATGCGCAGGCTGAATTTCCGACAGAAATAATAAACACCCTAAGTAACGGAAGCTTTAGCGGCTTTAGCAATTGTGTGAGTGTCATAATAAACGGGAAAGTTATGGAATTAAGCGGTGACAAGTCTCAATACATATTTGTTGATATTTTCAACTATATAGATTTTGACCTTTCAAAACCGCAAGGAAACATTGTGTTGAAGCTAAACGGAAGAATGGCAGGTTTTACCGATATTATCCGGACAGGTGATGTCATTGAAATCTACTGGGATAAGCAGAGTAACGAGGGTTAG
- a CDS encoding GGDEF domain-containing protein, protein MNKTERYEQIYAKLSWFFIVMGFTYGLIVNIIFSDNVKSSYVLTFIVFYIMSCILNYIRRILLRKGLLVGGKSFIVYRISEFTVLSYAIIYLKVGQWAYIMIALSALIATLAKGAKTGLLLTGYSFIAHTAILATRVFVFETKSLNELNNSAYSGFILLLFTYSGLVLFVILCGMIHKDSLVGEEENKALVAQLGEKYEQLAVAQDEIKYHYEKLKDTNIKLEETNKKLTSSIAEFYTLQQISQAISSILDIKELLKYVNDIILGVMGVNYSTIIIYDEKKDKLRVHTTNIKNRDELETVNRNINCSILLGALNNGKPIAENFVDPEEYVFVEGREVNSLICVPLITKTRKFGLVLIEHKYFSAFDEENVRLLDIIGQQVGIAMENAELYQKMQDMATIDGLTGVYNRLYFQDRLHKEFKNAQVGNYELSVAIFDIDHFKRFNDTFGHLFGDKVLKTIADLVNNSLRSSDVFARYGGEEFIILFPHTKLDEAYEKVESLRQKISHASIKDNLVTASVTVSFGIACYPENASMENELVRYADDALYEAKKAGRNCVKIANT, encoded by the coding sequence GTGAACAAGACTGAAAGATATGAGCAGATATATGCCAAATTATCGTGGTTTTTTATAGTTATGGGGTTTACGTACGGCTTGATAGTAAATATTATCTTTTCGGATAATGTCAAGTCTTCATATGTGTTAACATTTATAGTTTTCTATATTATGTCCTGCATATTGAACTATATAAGAAGGATTCTCCTGAGAAAAGGGCTTCTGGTTGGGGGCAAATCCTTTATAGTATATAGGATTTCAGAATTTACAGTATTATCATATGCGATTATTTATCTGAAAGTTGGTCAGTGGGCGTATATTATGATTGCTCTGTCAGCGCTTATTGCAACGCTGGCCAAAGGAGCAAAAACCGGACTGCTATTAACTGGCTACTCTTTTATTGCTCATACTGCCATCCTTGCTACGAGAGTTTTTGTATTTGAAACAAAAAGTTTAAATGAGTTGAACAATAGTGCGTATAGCGGTTTTATTCTCTTGCTTTTTACATACTCGGGACTTGTCCTGTTTGTTATACTCTGTGGTATGATCCATAAAGATTCACTGGTGGGCGAGGAAGAAAACAAAGCCCTGGTAGCACAGCTCGGAGAAAAATATGAACAGTTGGCAGTAGCACAGGATGAGATCAAGTATCATTATGAAAAATTAAAGGATACAAATATAAAACTGGAGGAAACAAACAAGAAGCTGACAAGCAGTATAGCGGAATTTTATACCTTACAGCAGATATCACAGGCTATAAGCTCTATACTGGATATCAAGGAACTTCTTAAATACGTAAACGATATCATATTAGGAGTAATGGGTGTAAATTACTCGACTATAATAATATATGATGAAAAAAAAGACAAACTCAGAGTTCATACTACTAATATTAAGAATAGAGATGAACTTGAAACTGTAAACAGGAATATAAACTGTTCCATACTTTTAGGAGCATTAAACAATGGAAAGCCAATTGCAGAAAATTTTGTAGATCCTGAAGAGTATGTATTTGTGGAGGGCAGAGAAGTAAATTCTCTCATATGTGTACCCCTTATTACAAAAACGCGGAAGTTTGGGCTTGTGCTTATAGAGCATAAGTATTTTAGTGCATTTGATGAAGAAAATGTAAGATTACTTGACATAATCGGGCAACAGGTTGGTATTGCCATGGAAAATGCGGAACTATATCAGAAGATGCAGGATATGGCTACCATAGATGGACTTACAGGGGTATACAACAGATTGTACTTTCAAGACAGACTCCATAAAGAATTCAAGAATGCTCAGGTTGGGAATTACGAATTATCTGTTGCAATATTTGATATCGATCACTTTAAACGCTTTAATGATACTTTTGGGCATTTGTTTGGTGACAAAGTGCTTAAGACAATTGCAGATCTCGTTAACAATTCGTTGAGAAGCAGTGATGTTTTCGCAAGATACGGAGGAGAAGAATTTATTATTTTATTTCCTCATACAAAACTGGATGAGGCATATGAGAAGGTTGAGTCCTTAAGACAAAAGATTTCCCACGCCAGTATAAAGGATAATCTTGTTACTGCTTCGGTAACGGTCAGTTTTGGGATAGCTTGCTACCCGGAAAACGCAAGCATGGAAAATGAATTGGTCAGGTATGCTGATGATGCTCTATATGAAGCTAAGAAGGCTGGAAGGAACTGCGTCAAGATTGCAAATACTTAG